Proteins from a genomic interval of Cervus elaphus chromosome 13, mCerEla1.1, whole genome shotgun sequence:
- the LOC122706393 gene encoding relaxin-3 receptor 1-like translates to MASARGSCRMARAFGAVLPLNWFGDASSRHPSNSSVGNGSESTRPTWGPRSLDGLEGVAEAGAALALRALIAGAYLALCAVGLVGNVLVLVLVRSQQRRRRSLLNCFLLNLAATDLQFVLTLPFWAVDMVRDFNWPFGGAMCKVVLTLTVLNMYASGFFLSAMSVARYYAVVRALRPRRPGTLWAVCVCSLLWATAVLATAPTALFATAASIGGERLCLLRFPDGGPDWLAFYHLQKITVAFVLPLVTLGTCSLLLLRFLRRRRARWPSGVRPRRRSRVTRALACVLLVFVLCWLPNQAVTFWGVLIKLNAVPWDRAYFLVQAYLFPVSICLAHSNSCLNPLLYCLLRRDFRQGLQELCGRAKRPADLRPGSPTAAPQLRGSLIRPEPGEPHLSVRTTRCSISTKSDGADI, encoded by the coding sequence ATGGCGTCAGCCAGAGGCAGCTGTCGCATGGCCCGTGCCTTCGGGGCCGTGCTCCCCCTGAACTGGTTTGGAGACGCGTCGTCCCGGCATCCCTCTAACAGTTCGGTGGGCAACGGATCTGAGAGCACTCGCCCGACCTGGGGTCCCCGCAGCCTGGACGGCCTGGAGGGAGTGGCAGAGGCCGGAGCGGCGCTGGCACTGCGCGCGCTGATCGCGGGCGCCTACCTGGCCCTGTGCGCTGTGGGGCTGGTGGGCAACGTGCTGGTGCTGGTCCTGGTGCGGTCCCAGCAGCGGCGCCGGCGCTCGCTGCTCAACTGCTTCCTCCTCAACCTTGCAGCCACCGACCTGCAGTTCGTGCTGACACTGCCCTTCTGGGCCGTGGACATGGTGCGCGACTTCAACTGGCCCTTCGGGGGTGCCATGTGCAAGGTGGTGCTCACGCTCACGGTGCTCAACATGTACGCCAGCGGCTTCTTCCTTAGCGCCATGAGCGTGGCGCGCTACTACGCGGTGGTGAGGGCGCTGCGCCCCCGCCGGCCGGGCACCCTGTGGGCTGTCTGCGTGTGCAGCTTGCTCTGGGCCACCGCAGTCCTGGCCACCGCACCCACCGCCCTGTTTGCCACAGCAGCCAGCATCGGGGGCGAACGCCTGTGCCTGCTGCGCTTCCCCGACGGCGGTCCCGACTGGCTGGCCTTCTACCATCTGCAAAAGATCACCGTGGCTTTTGTGCTGCCGCTGGTCACGCTGGGGACCTGCTCGCTGCTGCTTCTGCGCTTcctgcggcggcggcgggcacGCTGGCCGTCTGGGGTCCGGCCCCGACGTCGCTCCCGGGTTACCCGCGCGCTGGCCTGCGTGCTGCTGGTCTTCGTGCTCTGTTGGCTGCCCAACCAAGCGGTTACGTTCTGGGGGGTGCTGATCAAGCTGAACGCGGTGCCCTGGGACCGCGCCTACTTCCTGGTGCAGGCCTACCTCTTCCCGGTGTCCATCTGCCTGGCGCACTCCAACAGCTGCCTCAACCCGCTACTCTACTGCCTGCTGCGCCGCGACTTCCGCCAGGGCCTGCAAGAGCTGTGCGGCCGGGCCAAGCGCCCAGCAGACCTCCGACCCGGCTCTCCTACAGCCGCGCCCCAGCTACGGGGCTCTCTGATTAGGCCTGAACCTGGAGAACCACACCTCTCAGTAAGGACCACACGCTGCTCCATCAGTACCAAGAGTGATGGGGCAGATATATGA